From a single Brassica napus cultivar Da-Ae chromosome C9, Da-Ae, whole genome shotgun sequence genomic region:
- the LOC106392758 gene encoding protein PHR1-LIKE 2-like isoform X2 codes for MEKPIVRFYTKSKMPRLRWATDLHQYFVYVVNRLGGERKATPKKIVQAMGVKSLTLSHVKSLLQMYRNKKRRDSVQERIMRQEMRWRQFQQHFQIYERLRDATEFIQNQRRLSDNKEKTIEFLKPSNKTMEVGHADDGLVAVSDGANVRLNSTGVLKGEEKLSLGLTLGLKY; via the exons ATGGAAAAACCGATTGTTAGATTTTACACTAAGTCAAAGATGCCACGGCTGCGATGGGCTACTGATCtccatcaatattttgtttatgttgTTAATCGACTCGGTGGCGAAAGAA AAGCAACTCCTAAGAAGATTGTGCAGGCAATGGGTGTGAAAAGTCTCACACTATCTCATGTGAAAAGCCTTCTCCAG ATGTATAGGAACAAGAAGCGGAGAGACTCAGTACAAG AAAGGATAATGAGACAAGAAATGAGGTGGCGGCAATTTCAACAACACTTTCAAATCTATGAACGCCTTCGAGACGCTACCGAGTTTATCCAAAATCAACGAAG GCTAAGcgataataaagaaaaaacaatcgAATTTCTGAAACCAAGTAACAAAACTATGGAG GTCGGACATGCTGACGATGGTTTGGTTGCTGTTAGCGATGGTGCAAATGTTCGTTTAAACTCCACAGGAGTTTTGAAGGGGGAAGAGAAATTGTCCCTTGGACTCACTCTTGGACTCAAGTACTAA
- the LOC106392758 gene encoding protein PHR1-LIKE 2-like isoform X1 has product MEKPIVRFYTKSKMPRLRWATDLHQYFVYVVNRLGGERKATPKKIVQAMGVKSLTLSHVKSLLQMYRNKKRRDSVQAERIMRQEMRWRQFQQHFQIYERLRDATEFIQNQRRLSDNKEKTIEFLKPSNKTMEVGHADDGLVAVSDGANVRLNSTGVLKGEEKLSLGLTLGLKY; this is encoded by the exons ATGGAAAAACCGATTGTTAGATTTTACACTAAGTCAAAGATGCCACGGCTGCGATGGGCTACTGATCtccatcaatattttgtttatgttgTTAATCGACTCGGTGGCGAAAGAA AAGCAACTCCTAAGAAGATTGTGCAGGCAATGGGTGTGAAAAGTCTCACACTATCTCATGTGAAAAGCCTTCTCCAG ATGTATAGGAACAAGAAGCGGAGAGACTCAGTACAAG CAGAAAGGATAATGAGACAAGAAATGAGGTGGCGGCAATTTCAACAACACTTTCAAATCTATGAACGCCTTCGAGACGCTACCGAGTTTATCCAAAATCAACGAAG GCTAAGcgataataaagaaaaaacaatcgAATTTCTGAAACCAAGTAACAAAACTATGGAG GTCGGACATGCTGACGATGGTTTGGTTGCTGTTAGCGATGGTGCAAATGTTCGTTTAAACTCCACAGGAGTTTTGAAGGGGGAAGAGAAATTGTCCCTTGGACTCACTCTTGGACTCAAGTACTAA